The DNA sequence TTAAAAAAAGAATTAGAGCATAATGGGGCAATCTTTTCATCCTCATCTGACACCGAAATTTTGGCTCACCTTATTCGTCGCAGTCATAATCCTAATTTTATCGGTAAGGTAAAAGAAGCGCTCAATACGGTTAAAGGCGGTTTTGCTTACCTGCTTATGCTGGAAGATAAGTTAATTGCAGCTCTTGATCCCAATGGCTTTAGACCATTGTCTATCGGTCAGATGGCTAATGGTGCTATTGTTGTCTCCAGTGAGACCTGTGCTTTTGAAGTGATCGGTGCCAAGTGGCTGCGCGATGTGAAACCGGGCGAATTAGTGGTTATTGATGAAGATGGTATTCATTACGATACCTATACTGATGATACTCAACTGGCTATCTGCTCTATGGAATACATCTATTTTTCACGTCCCGATTCAGTGATTCATGGGGTCAATGTTCATACTGCCCGCAAGAATACCGGCCGTCGTCTGGCTCAGGAATTCCAGCATGAAGCTGATATTGTCGTTGGAGTTCCTAATTCATCTCTGTCGGCCGCCAGTGGTTTTTCGGAAGAATCTGGTTTGCCAAATGAGATGGGCTTGATAAAAAATCAATACACCCAGCGTACCTTCATTCAGCCAACACAGGAACTGCGTGAACAAGGGGTACGGATGAAGTTGTCAGCTGTATCCAGCATTGTCGAAGGTAAGCGTGTGGTTATGGTGGATGATTCCATTGTCCGCGGGACAACCAGTCGGCGGATTGTCCAGCTGCTGCGTGAAGCCGGTGCGGCAGAGGTCCATGTGGCGATTGCCAGTCCACCGCTTAAATACCCGTGTTTTTACGGGATTGATATTCAAACGCGCTGGGAGCTAATTGCAGCTAATCATGAGGTGGAGGAAGTACGCCAAATCATCGGTGCAGACAGCTTGACATACTTGTCAATTGATGGGCTTATTGACTCAATTGGTCTTGAGACAGATGCACCAAATGGCGGCCTGTGTGTTGCTTACTTTGATGGTGACTACCCAACACCGCTCTATGATTACGAAGAACGCTATCTGGAAAGTCTGAAAGAGAAGACGAGCTTTTATTGAAGAAAATAAACAGTTAGTTCTGTTATTTCCCCAAAACGACAAAATGAAAGGAATTGAACGTTGTATGAGTTGCTAGTGGGAGGAAGCCCAGCTTTCTCTATTACCTGATTAAAAAAGTCTGGTGAACTTTTTCAACGTTCTTGGTATTTTAGATTATGACAAAGAATGCTTACGCCCAATCGGGTGTTGATGTTGAAGCTGGTTATGAAGTGGTCAAGCGTATTAAAAAACACGTCGCACGGACAGAGCGCCTAGGTATGATGGGAGCTCTCGGGGGCTTCGGTGGTATGTTTGATTTGACGACGACTGGTGTTAAAGAGCCCGTTCTCATATCGGGAACAGATGGTGTCGGTACCAAGCTCATGCTGGCTATCAAATATGATAAGCACGATACTATCGGTCAGGACTGTGTTGCTATGTGTGTGAATGATATCATTGCGGCAGGTGCTGAGCCTCTCTATTTTCTAGACTATGTGGCTACTGGCAAAAATGAGCCTGCCAAGTTGGAACAGGTTGTTGCTGGTGTCGCTGAAGGCTGTGTGCAGGCTGGTGCGGCTCTTATCGGCGGGGAAACGGCTGAAATGCCTGGTATGTATGACCAAGATGACTACGATTTAGCGGGCTTTGCAGTCGGAATCGCTGAAAAATCCCAAATTATTGATGGGTCAAAGGTCAAGGCTGGTGATATTCTGATTGGCTTGGCCTCAAGCGGTATCCATTCTAACGGCTATTCCTTGGTGCGCCATGTCTTTGCAGACTATACGGGTGAAGAAGTGCTGCCAGAATTAGACGGCAAAAAACTTAAGGAAGTCCTGCTTGAGCCAACACGGATTTATGTTAAGTCAGTACTGCCTCTGGTTAAGGAAGGCTTAGTCAATGGGATTGCCCATATCACAGGCGGTGGCTTTATCGAGAACGTTCCCCGTATGTTTGGTGACCATTTGGCAGCTGAAATCGAAGAAGATAAGGTACCTGTTCTACCAATTTTCAAGGCTCTTGAAAAATACGGCGATATCAAACACCAAGAAATGTTTGAAATTTTCAATATGGGTATTGGCCTGATGCTGGCTGTTAGTCCTGAAAATGTCGGCCGCGTCAAGGAACTGCTAGATGAGGCTGTCTATGAGTTGGGTCGCATTGTGGAAAAAACTGACGCTAGTGTGGTGATCAAGTAATGGGAAAAAAGATCGCAGTCTTTGCTTCTGGTAATGGCTCCAATTTCCAAGTTATTGCTGAGCAATTCCCCGTTGAGTTTCTCTTTTCAGACCATCGAGATGCCTATGTGCTTGAGCGGGCACAGAACCTAGATATTTTGTCCTATGCCTTTGAACTTAAGGAATTCAACAATAAGGCTGACTATGAAACCTCTATCTTGGAACTCTTGGAGCAACATCAGATAGATCTAATTGTTCTCGCTGGTTACATGAAAATTGTCGGTGAAACTCTGCTGACTTCCTATGAAGGTCGCATTATTAACATTCATCCCGCCTACCTGCCGGAATTTCCTGGTGCCCATGGTATTGAGGATGCTTGGAAGGCTGGTGTTTCTGAGAGCGGTGTAACGGTACACTGGGTGGACAGTGGAGTTGATACGGGCAAAGTTATCAAACAAGTGCGCGTGCCACGCCTAGCTGATGACACCATTGAAACCTTTGAAGCTCGGATCCATGAGGCTGAGTATCAGTTGTATCCAGAGGTGCTGAGAGAACTTGAAGTTGAGGAAAAATAATGGATCTAAAAGATTATCAAAAGTGGGTCAGTACTTTTTATAAAAAGCGCCATTGGTATCAGTACAACCCCTTTATCCGCTGTAACTTTTTGACGGAAGAAGTTGGCGAGTTAGCACAGGCTGTTAGAAAAAGAGAGATCGGTCGGGATAGGCCTGATGAGCTCGTTCAAGGTAATGCTGAAAATCTTGCTGATATCAAGGAAGAGCTGGGAGATGTGTTGGATAATATTTTTATCTTGGCGGACAAATATCAAATTTCCTTAGAGGATATTATGGAAACCCATAAAAATAAATTGGAAAAGAGATTTGCACCATGAAAGTAACTGTTTATTGTGGAGCTAGCTTGGGCCATAAGGATATTTACCAAACTAAAGCCAGAGAACTTGGACAATGGCTGGCTCATAATGGTCATGACTTAGTTTATGGTGGCGGCAAAATCGGCCTTATGGGGCTTATAGCGGATACTGTTCTAGCGAATGGAGGTTATGCTATAGGAGTTATCCCAAGTTTTTTAAAGGATAGAGAAATCGCACATTCCGATATAAATGAGCTAATCGTAGTTGATGATATGCCTAGTCGTAAGGCAAAAATGGTTGAACTCGGTGATACATTTATAGCTCTCCCAGGTGGCCCAGGAACCTTGGAGGAGATTACTGAGGTTATATCCTGGTCTCGGATCGGTCAAAATGACGGCCCTTGTATTTTATATAATGTATCTGGGTATTTTGATCGTTTACAAGACCAATATGATGATATGGTAAGGGAAGGATTTCTCAGTCAGGCAGACCGCGATAAAATTCTCTTCTCTGATAATTTAGTAGAAATAGAAGAATTTATAAAAACCTACCAAGCACCTAAAATCAGAAAATACTAATAGAATAAAAATAAGCAACATGGATACGATGCTAAAAAGTATCAATGAAAGGAAGAATCATGACTAAACGCGCACTAATCAGTGTCTCAGACAAAGCGGGCATCGTAGAGTTTGCCCAAGAACTTAAAAAACTTGGTTGGGATATCATCTCAACTGGTGGTACTAAAAAAGCCCTTGATGAGGCTGGACTTAAGACTGTCGCTATTGATGATGTGACTGGCTTTCCTGAAATGATGGACGGCCGTGTCAAGACCCTTCACCCTAATATTCACGGTGGACTCCTAGCACGCCGTGATTTGGATAGTCATCTGCAGGCTGCAAGGGATAATAATATTGAGCTCATCGATCTCGTGGTGGTCAATCTTTATCCTTTCAAGGAAACCATCCTCAAACCAGATGTCACTTATGCGGATGCCGTAGAAAATATTGATATCGGCGGACCGTCTATGCTGCGTTCAGCTGCTAAAAACCATGCCAGTGTCACGGTTGTCGTGGATCCTGCGGACTATGCGGTGGTGCTTGATGAGCTTAAAGCGGATGGTGAAACAACTTACGCCACTCGTCAGCGTTTGGCAGCCAAAGTTTATCGTCATACCGCAGCTTATGATGCGCTGATCGCTGACTACTTCACAGCACAGGTCGGTGAAACCAAACCTGAAAAGCTGACTGTTACTTATGATCTCAAACAGCCTATGCGCTACGGAGAAAATCCACAGCAGTCTGCGGATTTCTATCAGTCTGCGATTCCGACCGAGTATTCCATTGCCTCAGCCAAACAGCTTAATGGTAAAGAGCTTTCTTTCAATAATATCCGTGATGCTGATGCGGCTATCCGTATCATCCGTGATTTCACTGAACGTCCAACCGTTGTCGCTCTCAAGCACATGAACCCTTGCGGGATTGGACAGGCAGATAGTATTGAAGGCGCTTGGGACAATGCTTACGCGGCTGACTCTGTTTCTATCTTTGGTGGCATCGTCGTTCTCAATCGTGAGGTGGACGCGGCTACTGCTGAAAAAATGCACAGCATCTTCTTAGAAATCATCATTGCTCCATCTTACTCAGATGAAGCGCTTAAGATTCTTACGACTAAAAAGAAAAATCTACGCATATTAGAGTTGCCTTTTGACGCTCAAGAAGTCAGCGAA is a window from the Streptococcus criceti HS-6 genome containing:
- the purF gene encoding amidophosphoribosyltransferase, giving the protein MTYEVKSLNEECGLFGIWGHPQAAQVTYFGLHSLQHRGQEGAGVLSNDDGVLLRHRDTGLVSEVFNNPADLEKLTGQAAIGHVRYATAGEASIDNIQPFHFKFYDMEFGLAHNGNLTNTQTLKKELEHNGAIFSSSSDTEILAHLIRRSHNPNFIGKVKEALNTVKGGFAYLLMLEDKLIAALDPNGFRPLSIGQMANGAIVVSSETCAFEVIGAKWLRDVKPGELVVIDEDGIHYDTYTDDTQLAICSMEYIYFSRPDSVIHGVNVHTARKNTGRRLAQEFQHEADIVVGVPNSSLSAASGFSEESGLPNEMGLIKNQYTQRTFIQPTQELREQGVRMKLSAVSSIVEGKRVVMVDDSIVRGTTSRRIVQLLREAGAAEVHVAIASPPLKYPCFYGIDIQTRWELIAANHEVEEVRQIIGADSLTYLSIDGLIDSIGLETDAPNGGLCVAYFDGDYPTPLYDYEERYLESLKEKTSFY
- the purM gene encoding phosphoribosylformylglycinamidine cyclo-ligase, which translates into the protein MMTKNAYAQSGVDVEAGYEVVKRIKKHVARTERLGMMGALGGFGGMFDLTTTGVKEPVLISGTDGVGTKLMLAIKYDKHDTIGQDCVAMCVNDIIAAGAEPLYFLDYVATGKNEPAKLEQVVAGVAEGCVQAGAALIGGETAEMPGMYDQDDYDLAGFAVGIAEKSQIIDGSKVKAGDILIGLASSGIHSNGYSLVRHVFADYTGEEVLPELDGKKLKEVLLEPTRIYVKSVLPLVKEGLVNGIAHITGGGFIENVPRMFGDHLAAEIEEDKVPVLPIFKALEKYGDIKHQEMFEIFNMGIGLMLAVSPENVGRVKELLDEAVYELGRIVEKTDASVVIK
- the purN gene encoding phosphoribosylglycinamide formyltransferase, which produces MGKKIAVFASGNGSNFQVIAEQFPVEFLFSDHRDAYVLERAQNLDILSYAFELKEFNNKADYETSILELLEQHQIDLIVLAGYMKIVGETLLTSYEGRIINIHPAYLPEFPGAHGIEDAWKAGVSESGVTVHWVDSGVDTGKVIKQVRVPRLADDTIETFEARIHEAEYQLYPEVLRELEVEEK
- a CDS encoding TIGR00730 family Rossman fold protein encodes the protein MKVTVYCGASLGHKDIYQTKARELGQWLAHNGHDLVYGGGKIGLMGLIADTVLANGGYAIGVIPSFLKDREIAHSDINELIVVDDMPSRKAKMVELGDTFIALPGGPGTLEEITEVISWSRIGQNDGPCILYNVSGYFDRLQDQYDDMVREGFLSQADRDKILFSDNLVEIEEFIKTYQAPKIRKY
- a CDS encoding MazG nucleotide pyrophosphohydrolase domain-containing protein, translated to MDLKDYQKWVSTFYKKRHWYQYNPFIRCNFLTEEVGELAQAVRKREIGRDRPDELVQGNAENLADIKEELGDVLDNIFILADKYQISLEDIMETHKNKLEKRFAP
- the purH gene encoding bifunctional phosphoribosylaminoimidazolecarboxamide formyltransferase/IMP cyclohydrolase, with product MTKRALISVSDKAGIVEFAQELKKLGWDIISTGGTKKALDEAGLKTVAIDDVTGFPEMMDGRVKTLHPNIHGGLLARRDLDSHLQAARDNNIELIDLVVVNLYPFKETILKPDVTYADAVENIDIGGPSMLRSAAKNHASVTVVVDPADYAVVLDELKADGETTYATRQRLAAKVYRHTAAYDALIADYFTAQVGETKPEKLTVTYDLKQPMRYGENPQQSADFYQSAIPTEYSIASAKQLNGKELSFNNIRDADAAIRIIRDFTERPTVVALKHMNPCGIGQADSIEGAWDNAYAADSVSIFGGIVVLNREVDAATAEKMHSIFLEIIIAPSYSDEALKILTTKKKNLRILELPFDAQEVSEVEAEYTGVVGGMLVQNQDVIKENPADWKVVTKRQPDDREQTALEFAWKAIKYVKSNGILVANDHMTLGVGPGQTNRVGAVKIALEHAADRLDGAVLASDAFFPFADNVEEIAAAGIKAIIQPGGSVRDQEVIEAADKYGIAMVFTGVRHFRH